A stretch of the Pseudorasbora parva isolate DD20220531a chromosome 13, ASM2467924v1, whole genome shotgun sequence genome encodes the following:
- the c7a gene encoding complement component C7 — protein MKCVCVFLNGVFLVSLLSSAPITHGVSVRSIRSVPAPVHCQWGPWTPGSWSVCNGCSKTQTQVRSIAVYSQFGGQPCTGSSTRTQSCISTQVCPLEEGCGDRFRCQSGKCISQSLVCNGDHDCEYGLDEQKCDSKEICKLQKTPPNAELTGQGFDAVTRKARGTVINTKSFGGLCRNTFSGDHKDPFRLPQSVHKYTFEVTAKNDFSDEYYSSSWHYVRHIEKHEQTTGTDYGHDHYVFHDELFQSQSKNLLVINSDVEVAQFQNRAPEYLPLSEEFWKALLSLPDAYDYAAYYKVLERFGTHYISEGTLGGQFKLFMALSQDDMRKLEIVKRDYKHCVTTHHTLWLILFTVTWSTTHCTEQNIDNVREITNSISKNHFTTNITGGDPGYIAQLSMLNKNTPQENGRMFSQWSGSVKNFPIVIKTKLRSLHELVKEVPCAGVKKHHLKRAIETYLNEKHPCHCRECQNNGLRVLDNDICKCVCKPGTKGQACENGTPEDEQPGVIHGDWACWSSWSTCREGQKTRSRSCTRPAPSGGKNCIGNAVETTFCDDVEELDYLRTMEPHCFDDSVTPRKSCKTPPFLANGFVLLPKDVYPVGIKIEYACIEGYHLVGDPIAECQENLDWLRHQIECKRTLCDQPQLPPDVTGSPWKLAYNIGEAVSLSCPEGKVKEGPAEIQCNAGLSWSPQPKQARCLTVAKTTTVSVQCQPWENLAKDKCVCKIPHECKTSLEICATDVKRGRSQRLSLCKVQAMGCLGHQYTVAEDSACQWPQRSSTACPHCTIWEICDEQTNSCRCKTSEECSSLDAWIRVCVQQEGASAPVTMTECEAGVRKCSGETVRIVSIQPCQS, from the exons tgtgtgtgtgtgttcctgaaTGGCGTCTTTCTTGTCTCTCTGTTGTCGTCAGCACCAATTACGCA TGGCGTGTCGGTGAGGTCCATTAGGTCTGTGCCTGCACCTGTGCACTGCCAGTGGGGACCCTGGACCCCTGGAAGCTGGTCAGTCTGCAATGGCTGCTCCAAAACACAG ACACAGGTCCGCTCCATTGCAGTCTACTCTCAGTTTGGTGGTCAGCCTTGTACTGGGAGTTCAACTCGCACACAGTCCTGTATATCGACTCAGGTCTGTCCCCTGGAGGAGGGCTGTGGAGACCGGTTCAGATGCCAGTCCG ggaAATGTATCAGCCAGTCTCTGGTATGCAACGGAGATCATGACTGTGAATATGGCTTGGATGAGCAGAAATGTGACAGTAAAGAGATCTGTAAACTGCAAAAAACTCCACCAAACGCAGAGCTCACTGGTCAAGG GTTTGATGCAGTGACGAGAAAGGCAAGAGGAACAGTTATAAACACTAAGAGCTTTGGAGGTCTGTGTAGAAATACCTTCAGTGGAGACCATAAGGACCCATTTAGACTTCCCCAAAGTGTTCACAAGTACACTTTTGAG GTCACAGCAAAAAatgatttttcagatgaatactATAGCAGCTCTTGGCACTACGTCCGTCACATTgaaaaacatgaacaaacaacaGGCACAGATTATGGACATGATCATTATGTCTTCCATGATGAGCTGTTTCAGTCACAG TCCAAAAATCTGCTGGTCATAAATAGTGATGTGGAAGTGGCCCAGTTTCAGAACCGGGCCCCAGAATATCTGCCACTTTCAGAAGAGTTTTGGAAAGCTCTGCTCTCCTTGCCTGATGCATATGATTATGCTGCCTACTACAAAGTGCTGGAAAGATTTGGGACCCACTATATTTCAGAGGGCACTCTTGGGGgccagtttaaattatttatggCGCTCAGCCAAGATGACATGCGTAAATTGG AAATTGTGAAAAGAGACTATAAACATTGTGTCACAACGCACCATACTCTCTGGCTTATCCTGTTTACGGTGACGTGGAGCACAACGCACTGCACCGAACAAAATATAGACAATGTGCGAGAAATCA CTAATAGCATATCAAAAAATCATTTCACCACAAATATTACTGGAGGCGATCCTGGATATATTGCACAATTGTCGATGTTAAACAAAAACACACCCCAGGAAAATGGCAGGATGTTCTCCCAATGGTCGGGTTCAGTAAAGAACTTCCCAATAGTCATCAAAACGAAG CTGAGATCTCTCCATGAGCTGGTGAAAGAGGTCCCATGTGCAGGGGTGAAAAAGCACCATTTAAAGCGTGCAATCGAGACTTACCTCAACGAGAAACACCCATGCCACTGCAGAGAATGCCAGAACAACGGGCTGCGTGTGCTTGACAATGATatctgtaagtgtgtgtgtaaaccaggCACCAAAGGACAGGCTTGTGAGAATGGGACTCCTGAAGATGAACAGCCAG GAGTGATCCATGGAGACTGGGCCTGTTGGTCTTCATGGAGCACCTGCAGGGAAGGACAGAAAACCCGGAGCCGCTCCTGTACTCGTCCCGCTCCTTCAGGCGGCAAGAACTGTATTGGGAATGCTGTGGAGACGACATTCTGTGATGATGTGGAGGAATTAGATTACTTACG TACAATGGAGCCCCACTGCTTTGATGATTCAGTCACACCCAGGAAAAGTTGTAAAACACCGCCCTTCCTTGCTAATGGGTTTGTTTTG TTACCCAAAGATGTATATCCAGTGGGTATTAAGATCGAGTATGCATGTATTGAAGGCTATCATTTGGTTGGAGATCCTATAGCAGAGTGCCAAGAAAACCTAGACTGGTTAAGACATCAAATAGAGTGCAAAA GAACATTGTGTGATCAACCTCAGCTTCCTCCAGATGTCACTGGAAGCCCATGGAAGCTTGCTTATAACATTGGTGAAGCTGTCTCACTTTCCTGTCCCGAAGGGAAAGTCAAAGAGGGTCCGGCTGAGATTCAGTGCAACGCTGGCCTATCCTGGTCACCTCAACCAAAACAAGCCCGGTGTCTCACAG TTGCTAAGACGACCACTGTGTCAGTACAATGCCAGCCGTGGGAGAACCTGGCAAAGGACAAATGTGTTTGTAAAATACCCCACGAGTGCAA GACTTCCTTGGAGATATGTGCTACTGATGTGAAGCGCGGTCGGTCGCAGAGACTGAGTCTGTGTAAAGTACAGGCTATGGGCTGTCTGGGACACCAGTACACCGTTGCTGAAGACAGTGCCTGCCAGTGGCCACAACGCTCATCCACTGCTTGCCCACACTGCACCATCTGGGAGATTTGTGATG AGCAAACGAACAGCTGCCGTTGCAAGACAAGTGAGGAATGTTCATCCTTGGACGCTTggatccgtgtgtgtgtgcagcaggAAGGAGCGTCTGCACCAGTGACAATGACAGAATGTGAGGCGGGCGTGAGGAAATGCAGCGGAGAGACTGTCCGCATTGTCAGCATTCAACCTTGTCAGTCATAA